In Labrus bergylta chromosome 1, fLabBer1.1, whole genome shotgun sequence, one genomic interval encodes:
- the serping1 gene encoding plasma protease C1 inhibitor yields MRLPAMLCLFLLLIFELSSCTKLQVTPGSALELPCFSHPTGFTGEPVTWTFNGEIISHPTSQSPGWTRVKKDGSILSISPVTAAHSGIYKCSVKESNMEISLTYNIAVVVANVYTIRIMGGQSGHLPCHFPTSSQVTANALWFKKTGEGQRTQLDLEDNSTDDEKRIEQLYPLDHDQTIILRNTIMGDTGTYYCVSAEGETLSTVHTYIDVAPTDAPYSCADFNSPWEPCLDVNSRTGEPMLQESMAEFSFTLYSYLRHSQPSSNLLFSPISIAGALSHLLLGARSDTRKAIERALFVPHDFHCVHFQMRKLREKLVDSLKMASQIYYNSEMNLSESFANQSIEFYEAEPTRLLENSQENSQMINSWVANKTNNKITHLVDSVPPNTQLMLLNAVSFSGQWKVKFESEPKKGLFTKLDGDLVKVPLLYHQKYMLAVSYNLELGAQVARFALTGENSLYILLPRTNTVESLQQLEERMTDTAVRQMMEQLNTASPQHVEVTLPQIKIDVQPDLIILIKKLGLSTLFEDANLCGLNPEERLVLDDARHRAFLALTEHGVEAGAVTSISFSRSFPSFSALRPFIMLLWSDQANVPLFIGRVTDP; encoded by the exons ATGCGACTACCGGCCATGCTTTGCCTCTTCCTGTTGCTGATTTTTGAG CTTTcttcatgcacaaaactccagGTGACACCTGGTTCAGCTCTGGAGCTGCCCTGTTTCTCACATCCAACTGGTTTCACCGGAGAGCCTGTCACCTGGACATTCAATG GTGAAATCATAAGTCACCCGACGTCTCAGTCCCCTGGCTGGACTAGAGTTAAAAAGGATGGCTCGATTCTCTCTATATCCCCTGTAACTGCTGCCCACAGTGGCATATACAAGTGTTCAGTAAAGGAGAGCAACATGGAGATAAGTTTGACGTACAACATTGCAGTTGTCG TTGCAAATGTCTATACCATTAGGATAATGGGAGGCCAGAGTGGTCACCTCCCGTGCCATTTTCCGACTTCAAGCCAGGTCACGGCTAATGCACTGTGGTTCAAAAAGACGGGAGAGGGCCAGAGGACACAGCTGGATCTTGAGGACAATTCAACAGACGATGAGAAGAGAATAGAACAGCTCTATCCACTTGATCATGATCAGACCATCATACTCAGGAACACTATCATGGGGGACACTGGTACTTACTATTGTGTGTCTGCTGAGGGGGAGACGCTGAGCACTGTACACACTTACATTGATG TTGCTCCTACCGATGCTCCTTACTCGTGTGCGGATTTCAACTCACCATGGGAGCCTTGCCTGGATGTAAACAGTCGCACAGGGGAGCCCATGTTGCAGGAATCCATGGCAGAGTTTTCCTTCACGCTGTACTCTTACCTCAGACATTCACAACCATCAAGCAACTTGCTCTTCTCTCCGATTAGTATTGCTGGGGCACTGTCCCATCTGTTGCTAG GTGCCAGGAGTGACACCCGCAAAGCCATTGAGAGGGCTCTCTTTGTGCCCCATGACTTCCACTGTGTTCACTTCCAGATGAGAAAGCTGAGAGAGAAGTTGGTTGACTCCTTAAAAATGGCATCTCAGATCTACTACAACTCAG AGATGAATCTGAGTGAGTCCTTCGCTAACCAGTCCATTGAGTTTTATGAGGCGGAGCCAACAAGACTGCTAGAAAACAGCCAGGAAAACTCACAGATGATCAACAGCTGGGTGGCAAATAAGACCAACAATAAAATCACACATCTGGTAGACTCTGTGCCTCCCAATACACAGCTGATGCTGCTCAATGCCGTCTCCTTTAGTG GTCAATGGAAAGTCAAGTTTGAGTCGGAACCCAAGAAAGGACTTTTCACTAAACTGGATGGTGATCTGGTCAAGGTGCCTCTCCTCTACCACCAGAAGTACATGTTGGCTGTGTCATACAACCTTGAGCTTGGTGCACAG GTGGCGAGGTTTGCGCTCACTGGTGAAAACAGTCTTTATATCCTGCTGCCTCGCACCAACACAGTGGAGAGCCTGCAGCAGTTGGAGGAGAGGATGACGGACACAGCTGTGCGTCAAATGATGGAACAATTGAACACAGCATCTCCTCAACATGTCGAGGTCACTCTGCCCCAGATCAAGATTGATGTCCAGCCAGACCTGATTATACTGATCAAAAAATTAG GCCTGTCCACACTGTTTGAGGATGCCAATCTCTGCGGACTGAACCCCGAAGAAAGGTTGGTCCTTGACGATGCCAGACACAGGGCCTTCCTCGCTCTGACCGAACATGGGGTAGAGGCCGGAGCTGTCACTAGCATCTCCTTCTCTCGCTCCTTCCCTTCCTTCTCGGCCTTGCGGCCTTTCATCATGCTGCTGTGGAGCGACCAGGCCAATGTGCCACTCTTCATTGGGAGAGTGACTGACCCATAG
- the tmem134 gene encoding transmembrane protein 134, producing the protein MATQFSIDDAFVLEGDEEEGAVSDGEPQGWKDREGGEMTFGPLTFSKPQTHPSPAAAAGSLEHSNLKYQNLENEDALGSNGNSSFNNFFKISDPANLSYCSSQWSFSTLSSVTQLSAHCCGCVSHPLVKKNRKVVLASFLLLITGVALIFTGIVIQLNPNAGVSSAIFFVPGFLLFIPGVYHVIYISCAVRGRRGFKLFYLPYFEK; encoded by the exons atggcaacacagtTTAGTATCGATGATGCCTTTGTGTTGgagggagacgaggaggagggagcTGTGTCTGACGGAGAGCCGCAGGGATGGAAGGACAGGGAAGGAGGAGAGATGACATTTGGTCCTCTTACTTTCTCCAAACCTCAAACTCATCCCTCGCCCGCCGCCGCCGCCGGCTCCCTCGAGCACAGCAACTTAAAGTACCAG AATCTGGAAAATGAAGACGCCCTAGGCAGTAATGGCAACTCCTCTTTCAATAACTTCTTCAAAATCAG TGACCCTGCCAATCTGTCGTACTGCAGCTCCCAGTGGTCCTTCAGCACCTTGAGTTCTGTCACACAGCTTTCTGCACACTGCTGTGG GTGCGTGTCTCATCCGCTggttaagaaaaacagaaaggttGTTCTTGCTTCTTTCCTTCTCCTCATCACTGGAGTCG CTCTTATTTTCACAGGTATTGTCATACAGCTCAATCCAAATGCAG GTGTTTCAAGTGCTATTTTCTTTGTACCTGGATTTCTTCTCTTCATCCCTGGAG TGTACCACGTGATTTACATCAGCTGTGCTGTCCGTGGGAGACGAGGCTTCAAATTATTCTACctaccttattttgaaaaatga